In Desulfoferula mesophila, the genomic window TAATGCTTGGCCGTGGGGGGTGATACACCATATAATGTGGTTGCAACCCTAACGCATCCCATCATGGAGGTGTGCGCATTCCATGAAAAAAACCTATGTGCTAGACACCAACGTTCTGCTGCACAACCCTTCCTCCCCTTTTCTCTTTCAAGACAACGACGTGGTTTTGCCCCTGGCGGTCATCGAGGAGATCGACGAAAAGAAAAAACGCCAGGACGAGATCGGGCGCAACGCCCGCCAGGTCTCGCGCGAGTTGGACCGCCTGCGCGCCCAGGGCTCTCTTTCCCAGGGCGTGCCCACCGGCCAGGGCGGCACCCTGCGCATCGAACTGAACCACACCCGCCTGGCCAAGGGTCTGCCTCCGGTGCTGGGTCTGGAAAAGGCCGACAACCGCATCCTGTGTGTGGCCTGGGGCCTCAGGGAACAGGACGAGGTGCCGGTGATCCTGGTCACCAAGGATCTGAACCTCAGGGTCAAGGCCGACGCCCTGGGGGTGCCTTCCGAGGATTTCCGCAACGACAAGGTGGACTTCGACCATCTCTACACCGGCATACGCGAGGTCGCGGTGGAAGGGTCGCTGGTGGACGCTTTTTACCAACAGGGGCTCATCACCCTGAACGGCCTGGGCCCGGCAGAGCCCAATCAGTTTTTCGTGCTGAAAAGCAGCTCCAGCGCCTCACAGTCGGCCCTGGCCCGCCACCAGGGCGGGCGGCTGTTGCCCCTTAACTTCGGCGGGGGCGAGTGCTTCGGCATCAGCCCGCGCAACAAGGAGCAGCGCTTCGCCCTGGAGCTGTTGCAGGACCCGGCGGTGAAGATAATCAGCCTGGCCGGACCGGCGGGCACCGGCAAGACCCTGCTGGCCCTGGCCGCCGGGCTGGAGCAGGCGGTGGAGGACAAGAAGTACCAGCGCCTGCTGGTCACCCGGCCCATCGTGCCCATGGGCCAGGACCTGGGCTACCTGCCCGGC contains:
- a CDS encoding PhoH family protein, which codes for MKKTYVLDTNVLLHNPSSPFLFQDNDVVLPLAVIEEIDEKKKRQDEIGRNARQVSRELDRLRAQGSLSQGVPTGQGGTLRIELNHTRLAKGLPPVLGLEKADNRILCVAWGLREQDEVPVILVTKDLNLRVKADALGVPSEDFRNDKVDFDHLYTGIREVAVEGSLVDAFYQQGLITLNGLGPAEPNQFFVLKSSSSASQSALARHQGGRLLPLNFGGGECFGISPRNKEQRFALELLQDPAVKIISLAGPAGTGKTLLALAAGLEQAVEDKKYQRLLVTRPIVPMGQDLGYLPGEKEEKLRPWMQPLYDNLEYLFRESLGGKNRGGPPMGAADYLTAQGLLEIEALTYIRGRSIPGQFIICDEAQNLTPHMVKTLITRVGEGSKIVFTGDPEQIDHPYLDASSNGLTYMVDKLRAQDISGHVTLKKGERSQVAELGARLL